One genomic segment of Chelonia mydas isolate rCheMyd1 chromosome 1, rCheMyd1.pri.v2, whole genome shotgun sequence includes these proteins:
- the KLHL35 gene encoding kelch-like protein 35, with protein sequence MHQMIKEESSYRTSSLENATREQSKEKLHMKLCSGSCHAEQILRTLNSYRQSGIFTDVVLLIDGQEFPCHRATLSANSTYFRAMFGGSLKEGHQDIINIQKISASTMSLLLDYMYGGNIVIQEDNVEDILELSDLLQISKLTDACVTFLEGQLHPCNCLGILKFADSFSIASLAEKSKRFMLEGFVEVSCHEEFLELSVKELVKYLSDEQLVVPKEEVVFEAVMRWVRHDVATRKGALKDLLEHVRLPLLDPMYFLEQVEMDELIQDSKECIPLLHEARKYYILGNEVSSLRSRPRRFMELAEVIVVVGGCDKKGLLKLPFTDMYHPKSRQWTALSSVPGYTKSEFAACTLKNDVYISGGHINSSDVWVLSSQLNVWIKVACLHKGRWRHKMATLQGKIYAVGGFDGFYRLASVECYDTFSNSWSAVTPLLEAVSSAAVVPCLNKLYVIGGDVDDSANTDKVQCYNPEENKWTFLSPTPFYQRCINAVSLDNMIYVVGGLLSKIFSYDPRKDTWREVATLPGPLESCGVTVCGGKIYILGGRDENGEGTDKAFTFDPATGNVAQQPPLQRCTSYHGCVTVLQRVSR encoded by the exons ATGCATCAGATGATAAAAGAAGAATCCAGTTACAGAACAAGCAGCCTTGAAAATGCAACTCGAGAGCAGAGCAAAGAAAAGCTGCACATGAAACTCTGCAGTGGGTCCTGCCATGCTGAGCAAATCCTCCGGACTCTGAACTCCTACCGGCAGAGCGGCATCTTCACGGATGTGGTGCTCTTGATTGATGGGCAGGAGTTCCCCTGCCATCGGGCCACCTTGTCAGCCAACAGCACTTACTTCCGGGCCATGTTCGGTGGTAGCCTCAAGGAAGGCCACCAAGATATCATCAACATCCAGAAGATCTCTGCCTCCACCATGAGCCTCCTGCTGGACTATATGTATGGGGGAAACATAGTCATTCAGGAAGACAATGTTGAAGACATCTTAGAGCTATCTGACTTGCTTCAGATCTCCAAGCTCACAGATGCGTGTGTCACCTTCCTTGAAGGCCAGCTTCACCCATGCAACTGCTTGGGCATCCTGAAGTTCGCCGACTCATTCTCCATCGCCTCCCTGGCTGAGAAGAGCAAGAGGTTTATGCTAGAAGGCTTCGTGGAGGTGTCATGTCACGAGGAGTTCCTGGAGCTGAGCGTGAAGGAGCTGGTCAAGTATCTGTCAGATGAGCAGCTGGTAGTCCCCAAGGAGGAAGTGGTCTTCGAAGCGGTGATGCGGTGGGTACGGCATGATGTTGCCACCAGGAAAGGGGCTTTGAAGGATCTCCTCGAGCACGTGCGCCTCCCTCTGCTGGATCCCATGTACTTCCTGGAACAGGTTGAAATGGACGAGCTCATCCAGGACTCCAAGGAGTGCATCCCTTTACTGCACGAAGCACGGAAGTACTATATCCTTGGGAATGAAGTCAGCTCTCTGCGGTCAAGGCCTAGGAG GTTCATGGAATTAGCAGAGGTCATAGTAGTTGTAGGTGGCTGTGATAAGAAAGGCCTCTTGAAGCTCCCCTTCACTGATATGTACCACCCGAAGAGCAGGCAGTGGACAGCACTCTCTAGCGTGCCAGGGTACACCAAATCGGAGTTTGCAGCCTGCACCCTAAAGAATGACGTGTATATATCAG GAGGGCACATCAACAGCAGCGATGtttgggtgctgagctcccagctgAATGTCTGGATCAAAGTTGCCTGTCTGCACAAGGGCAGATGGAGGCACAAAATGGCGACTCTTCAGGGCAAG ATCTACGCAGTGGGGGGGTTTGACGGCTTTTACCGCCTGGCCAGCGTGGAATGCTACGATACATTCTCCAACAGCTGGTCGGCCGTCACCCCTTTGCTGGAAGCGGTGAGCTCGGCAGCTGTGGTCCCCTGTCTGAACAAGCTCTACGTGATTGGGGGTGATGTGGATGACAGCGCAAACACAGACAAG GTCCAGTGCTATAATCCTGAGGAGAACAAATGGACATTCCTGTCTCCTACTCCCTTCTATCAGAGGTGCATTAATGCTGTCTCCTTGGACAACATGATTTACGTTGTGGGTGGACTCCTGAGTAAAATCTTCAGCTACGATCCCAGGAAAGACACCTGGAGAGAAGTGGCCACGCTCCCAGGACCTCTG gagagctgtggggtgaCGGTGTGCGGTGGGAAGATCTACATCCTGGGTGGCCGGGATGAGAATGGGGAAGGCACGGACAAAGCTTTCACCTTTGACCCAGCGACGGGGAATGTGGCTCAGCAACCCCCGCTGCAACGCTGCACCAGTTACCACGGCTGCGTTACCGTTCTCCAACGTGTGAGCAGATGA